One window from the genome of Eucalyptus grandis isolate ANBG69807.140 chromosome 7, ASM1654582v1, whole genome shotgun sequence encodes:
- the LOC104453121 gene encoding thioredoxin domain-containing protein 9 homolog → MANPIVQEIIEKQVLTVAKAVEDKIDEQIAALDRLDDDDLEALRERRLAQMKRMAEKRSRWISLGHGDYSEIPAEKDFFSIVKASDRVVCHFYRENWPCKVMDKHMSILAKQHIETRFVKIQAEKSPFLAEKLKIVVLPTLALIKNAKVEDYVVGFDELGGTDEFSTEDLEERLAKSQVIFFEGESSVNSRAGAQTRRSVRQSSNADSSDSE, encoded by the exons ATGGCGAACCCCATAGTTCAAGAG atCATCGAGAAGCAAGTGCTGACGGTGGCGAAGGCCGTGGAGGACAAGATCGACGAGCAGATCGCGGCCCTCGACCGCCTCGACGACGACGACCTGGAGGCGCTGCGGGAGCGGCGGCTGGCGCAGATGAAGCGGATGGCCGAGAAGCGGAGCCGCTGGATCTCCCTCGGCCACGGCGACTACTCCGAGATCCCCGCAGAGAAGGACTTCTTCTCCATCGTCAAGGCCAGCGACCGCGTCGTCTGCCACTTCTACCGCGAGAATTGGCCCTGCAAG GTGATGGACAAACAcatgagtattttggcaaaGCAACATATAGAGACCCGCTTTGTGAAAATCCAAGCGGAGAAAAGCCCTTTTCTTGCTGAAAAGCTTAAGATCGTTGTTCTCCCTACTCTTGCTCTCATAAAGAATGCAAAAGTGGAGGATTATGTG GTGGGATTTGATGAGCTTGGTGGGACTGATGAATTTAGCACAGAGGATTTGGAGGAAAGATTGGCCAAATCTCAAGTTATCTTTTTTGAAGGTGAATCCTCAGTAAATTCAAGGGCTGGTGCGCAAACTAGGAGGAGTGTCCGGCAAAGCTCAAATGCTGATTCTTCTGATTCAGAGTGA